DNA sequence from the Candidatus Limnocylindrales bacterium genome:
GTCGTCACCGCCCAGCTCGAGCGGCGATCCATCTTCCAGATTGGTCACGGTCTTCTGCACCGGTACGCAGTACGTCTTGCCTTTCGGCTTGATCTCGCAGTTCTGCAGACCGAAGTCGTCCGACTGCGCCTGCAGGTTCGCTTCCGCACGTTTGAACATCTTGGTGTCCTTGATGCGGTAGCACTTGAGGTGGTCGGAAGGTGCTTCCTGCGCCGCAGCCATCGCCGGGGCCATCAGGATCACCGCGCCGAGAACGGCGCCACAGATTGGTGTCAGTATCTTGAGTTCGGTGATGGGCTTCATTTGGTGCTCCTCCGCTCGCCAGTCGTGCTGGCCGTGTTTCGACCAAGTCTGAGCAACGCATTCGGCGGCTGTCCAGCCTTTCGCCGGCGATTGTCGGCATTGCTTCCGCGATCAGGGTGCTTGCATTCGTGCCATCCCCTCGCCGCGGCAACGCAACCTACTCATAAGCGGTGCATCACGCGCAGCGTGCGCCGTCTTCTCCCTTCGACGCCGAAACGAACGTTGCCCCTCCGCCGGCCGCGGAAAAGTCGTAGTCATGGGGGAGCGACGCACCTGCCGAGGCGCATGCGGTTGCTGCGCAGGCGCTCATCGTGCGGCGCAACGCGGGTGCCGGTGCAGTTGCGACGTGCTTCGCTGGCGGAGGCCCATCCTCGGCCGGGACACCGTTCCTGGATCAATCCTGATTCGTGAGACATCAGGATTGAGACGTGAGGCTTCGGCAAGCATGATGGTGGTCGTTCGGCCGAGGAGCACACACGAGGTGATCACAGCGGCACAGGTGCGAGCCGCCCGCGCCATGCTCGGCATCGACCAGCGCACGCTGGCGTCGCTTGCGGGCGTGTCGCTTCCGACCATCCAGCGCATGGAGCGCAATGCCGGGAACGTGCGCGGCGTCGTCGAGACGCTGACCAAGGTCGTGGAGGCGTTCGATCGCGCAGGGATCGAGTTCATCACCGACGAAGCAGCGAGCGTCAGCGGCGGTCGCGGCGTGCGCTTCAAGATGCCGCACAAACGGTGACGGCCCTGGAGGCGGCGATCCGGCTGGCGCCTGTCGCGCGCATCCTCAATACGTCGCGCATGCGCTGCACGAAGCTCTGCGGCGTGATCGAGACGGCAGGTGCGCAGACCGCCGCGCGGAGACGGAAGCCGGCCTGCGCGTTCCGTCGGCTGTCGGGATCGCTGACCTAGCCTCACCTGGCGAAGCGGCGCTCGCCGCCTTGGTCCGCCGACAATCTTCGTGCTAATTCCGAAGCTGCTCGCAAGCGGGCTGCGAGCATCTTCCATGACAACCGCCGGCAAGCTTACCACCCGACACCGCCGCCGTGCGCGCCCACGCGTTCTCATCTGCACGCCCGAGATCACCGAGCTTCCCGAAGGCATGGGCAACGCCGCGCTCTACATCCGCGCCAAGGGCGGCGGCCTCGGCGACATCTCGGCAGGCCTGATCCAGCACTTCCACGAGGACGCGCGCTTCGACCTGCACGTGGTCCTGCCGCGCTACGACGCGAAGATCCGCGACGTCGCGCGCGTCACCTACCGCGAGATCGACGCCCTTGGCCGTACGCTCGGTCGCCGCGGGGTGCATCTGGTCACCGACAGTGCCTTCTCGTCGTTGTCCGACGTCTACGGCGAGTCCGATGCGCACCCGCGCATCCACCGCGCCGAGGCATTCCAGCGCTACATCATCAATGAGCTGCTCGGGCGCCTGCAGCCCGACGTCGTCCACTGCAACGACTGGATGACGGGCCTGGTGCCGGCGGCCGCCAAGGCCTTCGGCTTCAAGAGCCTGTTCACGCTGCACAACGTGTTCACCGAGTACGAGACTCCGCGGGACATCGACCGCAGCGGCATCGACGTGCGTCGCTTCCACGAGTTCCTGTACTTTCGCGACTTTCCGACCGACACCGAGGCCAACTGGACCTCCAACGGCGTCGACTTCACGGCCACCGCGATCCACGCCTGCGACATCGTCAATACCGTCAGCCCGACGTTTCTCGAAGAGATCGTTGCCGGAGAGTTCGAAGGCATCATCCCTCCGTCCGTGCGCCACGCCATGCGCGAGAAGCACCGCGCCGGACGTGCGCTCGGTATCCTGAACGCGCCCAACGACTCCGACGACCCTCGCATCAATCCGCACATCCAGCCCTACGACATCGATGACGTGATGGCGGGAAAGCGGGCGAACAAGGAGAACCTGCAAAAGGAGGTGGGGCTGCGGCCCGATCCGGAGGCGCCGCTGTTCTTCTGGCCGAGCCGCCTGTACGCGCAGAAGGGGCCCGAGCTGCTGTCGGCGATCGCGGCCGACTGCGTGCGCCGCTTCGGCCTGCAGATCGTGCTGGTGGCCAACGGCGACCGCGTGCACGAGATGGCGTTCCGCAAGCTGTCCGCCGTCACCGACAACAACATCGTGCTGAAGTCGTTTCGCGAGGACCTGAGCACGCGAGCCCTGGCCGCATCGGACTTCGTGCTGATGCCGTCGCTGTACGAGCCGTGCGGGCTGCCGCAGATGATGGGCCCTCGCTTCGGCACGCTTGCGGTGGCGCGATCGACAGGCGGCCTCAAGGACACCGTGGTGCAGCTCGATCCGACGCGCGCCACCGGCAACGGATTCCTCTTCCACCCGCACACACCAGCAGCGCTGGCGGGAGCCATCGGCGAAGCCGTCAAGTTCCATCGCGAGCCCGAGGAAACACGGCGGCGCACCATCCAGCGCATCATGCGAGAAAGCCTGCAGAAGTTTTCGCTGGCCGTAACGGCGAAGGCCTATATCGAAGTGTACGAGCGTCTGATCGCCGGCCGATAGCAGGGAGCGGAGCGATGACGGGGAGAACAGTGATGGCGATGAACATCATCCGGCGTGGACACGTGGGGATGTTTTGCGCGCCGGCGATCCTGGCCGCTGTCGTGGCGGCAGGCACCGGAAGCGCGCAGGATCTGCCCGCAGCGGCCGTGGCCGAGGCTCAGAGCATCTGGGAGGTTCGCTGCAGCACCTGCCACGGCGCCGGCGGCAAGGGGGACGGGCCGCTCGGCGCGTCGCTGACGCCTAAGCCGCGCGATCTGAGCTCGCCGGACTGGCAGAAGTCCGCGACCGACGAGCACATCGAAAAGATCATCGCGGCCGGCGGTCCTGCCGTCGGGATGAGCGTGCTGATGCCGGGCAACCCCGACCTGGCGGGAAAGCCCGATGTCATCAAAGCGTTGCGCGCCAAGGTCCGGTCGCTGGCAGCGCCGTAGTCGTCAGAATGTCGCGCGCCGGCTACGGGTTCTCGCAGAGAATCGTCTTTTCGAACACCGTCAGATGCGGAACGTTCTGCGGCGACTCGCCGACGTCGGCGAGCACGTCCAGCACCGTGTGCACCTGCGGGCGGTACACGACCAGCGCCTGGCTGGCGCATCCGTAGTCGAACGACTTCTGGAAGCGGTCTGCCATCGTCTCGACGAGCGGCTCGGCGACGATGCCGCCCTCGGATGGCGCCCAGGCGCCAAAGTCGTTGTCGGTGTAGGTGGCCGAATCCACCGAGACCGTCTGGCCACCGTCGCCGTCGAACACCTCGACGTCCACCGACACGTCGGGGTCACCGACCTCGGCCGCCTCGGGCACGTCGGCGAGCGAGACGGCAACGCCCGTGCGCACGATCGCCAGCTGCGAGAAATGCGAGAGCGTCGCGCCGGCAGTCATCCGCTCCTGATCGATCTCGACGAAGAGCTGCTGGACCGGCAGCAGCTCGGTTTCGTTGCCGTCGACGCCGACGAGCAGAGGCAGCAGCGCCGTGGCCTGCGTCGGACTGACGACCGGATTCCCTCGCACGACCACGTCGAGCTCGACCGGCGAGTTGAAGATCAGGCTGTCCGGTCCCAGCGCGTACGCGCTTTCGGCAACCTCGCGCACCGACTCGGGCACCTCCGACAGCGCGACCTCCTCGATGGTCAGCTCCTGCGGCGCCGCCAGCGCGCCGGGAGGAATGTTGAGGAAGACCTTGTGATCGGCCGATTCGAGCAGGCCGCCGCCGGGACCGATGGTCTCGGTGACGAGGCATGCCAGGCAGTCCAGCTCGTCCACCGTGCCGACGGCGAAGCGCAGCGTGCGCAGGGCGTCGGAGGCATTGGTGCCGCCGCTGCTGTCGACGTCACAGACGCAGCTCAGGCACTCGAGGCTGCCCACCGCCGCGCGCAGGACGCCGAGGGCGTCGGAGGCGACCGGCTTGGTGAAGTTGGTGACGGGCTGGCCGCAGTCGCCGTTGGCGGCGCGCGCCGCACCGGGCGGCACGAGCGCGGTCAGCCAGGCCGCGGCCAGCATCGAACGGAGCATCGTGGATGGCAGCATGCTCTAGCGGCTAGCACGGCTGGCGCGGACCCAGCAATGGGGGTTTCGCAGTGGCCGCGGGTCGCGCAGCCGACCCACCGTCGAGCGCCTCAGTCGACGCCGTCGCGGCGAACAACCAGCTTCACCGACGGCTCGAGCCATGCCTGCGCCGCCTCGGCCCAACCGACCACGCGCGTGGTGATGTCGGGAATGCGCAGGCAGCCGCGCTCGAGCAGGTCGAGCACCGCCGGCAGCGCCGCGCGCGACTGGACGCGGCTGTTCTCGAACGTGACGCCGCGCGAGTACATAGCCGTCACCGGCAGCGCCACGTCGCCCGCGGGAAAAGGGCCCTGGTTCGTGCAGATGCCGCCGGGCGCTGTCGATGCCAGCGCCAGCTTGAGCGCATCGACGTCGATTGTGGCGTTGGACGTGATCTCGTAGGGGCCGTGACGACCTTCGTACGGCGCACGGATCGCGCCGGCGCCGAGCCGTTCGGCGATCGCCAGCGCCGGGCCGTCCGGAGCCAGGTAGTCGACGCGGCCGGCACCGAGCGCCAGCGCGATGTCGACGGCATACAGGCCGACGGCGCCATGACCGGTCCCGACCACGAGCACGCTGGCGCCAGGACGCTCGGCCAGATACGGCGCCACCGTTCGCCAGCCGTCGGCGATGTTGTCGCCGGCGCCGCAGGCAATGGTGGGCGCCACACCCGCGGGTGCGGGAAGCAGCATCGCATCGGCGAAGGGCACCAGGAGCAGGTCCGCCAGCGCGCCGCCCCAGTCCTTCTCGGTCAGCGGCATCCCGTACGAAGAGCGGAACGGCACCGATTGGCAGCACGCGGTCAGGCCGCGCCGGCATGGGCCGCAGGCGCCGCAGCTGATCTGGAACGGCACCGCCACGCGATCGCCCGGCCGTACCGAAGCGACCGCGTCGCCCACCTCGACCACTTCGGCGATGCATTCGTGCCCGAGCGCGAAGGGACGGCCCGGCTGCACCAGGCCCATGGCGAAGGGCAGGTCGACGTCGCAGCGTGCGACCGCCAGCGGCCGCACCAGCGCCTGCGCGTCATCTTCGATGCGAGGCGCGGGCACCTCGCGCCATTCCACGTTTCCGGGACTCGTACAGAGGAGTGCTTGCATGCGCGGCAGCGTAGGCGAGCGGGCGGCGGCGCGTAAAACGACTCTTTCTCAAGCCGGGTTGCGCGCCGTGCAATCGAGCGGCTCGGCCATGGCGTCGCGAAGCCAGCGAGCCAGCGCGCGCACGGCAGGGCGCTCCAGGTCGGAGCGGCGGCAGACGAAATGGTAGGTGGCATCGCTCAGCGCTTCGTGCGGGAACGGCTTGACCAGGCGACCTTCGGCGAGCTGGCGATGGACGAGCACGTGCGTCGACAGCGCCACGCCCTGGGCCGCGGCCGCCGCGTCCAGCACCAGCTGCGCGTTGTCGAAGGCGCGCTCCTGCCGCGGCCGCAGATCGGGCACGCCGGCTTCGGCCAGCCACTGGCTCCAGGCGTCGGGCACGTGCAGTTCGTGCAGCAGGCGCTGCGATGCAAGATCGCGCGGCTCGTGCAGCGCAGCGGCGATCTCGGGCGCGCACACGGGAAAGAAGCGCAGCTCGAGCAGCGGCTCGCTGTGCAGGCCCGCCCACGGCCCGGCACCGAAGCGGATGGCGGCATCGACGTCGTCGCGCTCGAAGTCGGCGTAGTCGGTGGTTGCGCGCATCTCGATCGCGATGCGCGGATGCTCGCTTTCGAACCGGTGCAGGCGCGGCAGCAGCCAGTTGCCCGCAAAGCTCGGCAGCACGCTCAGCCGCAGCCGTCCCTCGGGCTCCTCGCCCACCAGGCGCTCGGTGGCCCGCACGATACGCGAGAGCGCCGTCTGCACCTCGCGAAGATAGACCGCTCCTTCGTCGGTCAGGCGCACGCCGCGATGCAGGCGGTGGAAGAGCGGCACGCCCAGGTCATCTTCGAGGGCCTGGATCTGGCGGCTGATCGCCGAGGGCGTTACGTGCAGCGCCGACGCCGCCGCCTGGAAGCTTCCCAGGCGCCCGGCGGCTTCGAACGCTTCCAGCGCCCCGAGGCGCGGCATCACCGGCTTCTTCAACTGCGCTACCCTTCGTCGTGCTCAGGCGTTGTCGCCGAAGCGCGTCTGCCATTCGAGCTGGATGCGATCGATGACCGCGGGATACACGACCGCGCGGCGGAACGGGTCGATGGTGCGCATGTAGACGCTCGTCCAGGGGCTGATCGGCTTGACGTAGATCGCCCAGTACAGACGGTAGCCGCTCATCGTCGGGCGCAGCGCCAGGCACGAGAACGCGTGCACGGTGGCATTGCGGATCTCGCTCAGCGCTTCATAGGGCAGCACATAGACGATCTTGAAGATGCTGTCGTCGGTGCCCGGCGGGATCAGCGAGGCTGCGCGCTCCTCGTCGCTGAGCCTGTGGCTGTAGTATTCGCCGGCCCACGTCTCGTTCTCGCGGTCCCACCACAGCATCCAGCCGATGCTGCGCCGAATGAAGAACAGCAGGCGCACCGCGAAATTGGCGGTGGTCGCGGTCTGCGCGGTAAAGCACGTGCGGGCGTCCAGGATGGTGCGGCCGGCACCGCCGCCGTGCAGCTCGGCCAGCCACACGTCGTGCAGCTCGACGTCGGAGAGGAAGGAGTGGACCTTCAGATCGAGCTGGCGGTATTCGGACGGATCGGCCTGCATGCGAACCTTGTTTGCTCCGTCACTGCCCCAGACGCGGGCGGAGCGCGCGGAACGGGCCATCGACTGCGTTGCGCTCCTTGTCCCTCGCTCCGGCGGGCCTCCAGCCCGCCTGCGCTCGTTCCTCGTCGCGCGCCTTGCCGCTGACCCGTTGCGCGCGCTCCGTTCCTCTTGTTTGCTCCGTCACTGCCCCAGACGCGGGCGGAGCGCGCGGGACGGGCCATCGGCTGCGTTGCCCGCGCTCCGTTCCTTGCTCCTGTTGTCCGCTACGGTCGTGGATGCGTCAAAGGGGCCGACCGGGGCGCGGGGCGGTGAGCTCGCGCAGCCATAGCGCTAGCAGG
Encoded proteins:
- a CDS encoding helix-turn-helix transcriptional regulator: MITAAQVRAARAMLGIDQRTLASLAGVSLPTIQRMERNAGNVRGVVETLTKVVEAFDRAGIEFITDEAASVSGGRGVRFKMPHKR
- a CDS encoding c-type cytochrome; its protein translation is MTGRTVMAMNIIRRGHVGMFCAPAILAAVVAAGTGSAQDLPAAAVAEAQSIWEVRCSTCHGAGGKGDGPLGASLTPKPRDLSSPDWQKSATDEHIEKIIAAGGPAVGMSVLMPGNPDLAGKPDVIKALRAKVRSLAAP
- a CDS encoding DUF2867 domain-containing protein, with amino-acid sequence MARSARSARVWGSDGANKVRMQADPSEYRQLDLKVHSFLSDVELHDVWLAELHGGGAGRTILDARTCFTAQTATTANFAVRLLFFIRRSIGWMLWWDRENETWAGEYYSHRLSDEERAASLIPPGTDDSIFKIVYVLPYEALSEIRNATVHAFSCLALRPTMSGYRLYWAIYVKPISPWTSVYMRTIDPFRRAVVYPAVIDRIQLEWQTRFGDNA
- a CDS encoding glycogen/starch synthase codes for the protein MTTAGKLTTRHRRRARPRVLICTPEITELPEGMGNAALYIRAKGGGLGDISAGLIQHFHEDARFDLHVVLPRYDAKIRDVARVTYREIDALGRTLGRRGVHLVTDSAFSSLSDVYGESDAHPRIHRAEAFQRYIINELLGRLQPDVVHCNDWMTGLVPAAAKAFGFKSLFTLHNVFTEYETPRDIDRSGIDVRRFHEFLYFRDFPTDTEANWTSNGVDFTATAIHACDIVNTVSPTFLEEIVAGEFEGIIPPSVRHAMREKHRAGRALGILNAPNDSDDPRINPHIQPYDIDDVMAGKRANKENLQKEVGLRPDPEAPLFFWPSRLYAQKGPELLSAIAADCVRRFGLQIVLVANGDRVHEMAFRKLSAVTDNNIVLKSFREDLSTRALAASDFVLMPSLYEPCGLPQMMGPRFGTLAVARSTGGLKDTVVQLDPTRATGNGFLFHPHTPAALAGAIGEAVKFHREPEETRRRTIQRIMRESLQKFSLAVTAKAYIEVYERLIAGR
- the gcvA gene encoding transcriptional regulator GcvA; amino-acid sequence: MPRLGALEAFEAAGRLGSFQAAASALHVTPSAISRQIQALEDDLGVPLFHRLHRGVRLTDEGAVYLREVQTALSRIVRATERLVGEEPEGRLRLSVLPSFAGNWLLPRLHRFESEHPRIAIEMRATTDYADFERDDVDAAIRFGAGPWAGLHSEPLLELRFFPVCAPEIAAALHEPRDLASQRLLHELHVPDAWSQWLAEAGVPDLRPRQERAFDNAQLVLDAAAAAQGVALSTHVLVHRQLAEGRLVKPFPHEALSDATYHFVCRRSDLERPAVRALARWLRDAMAEPLDCTARNPA
- a CDS encoding alcohol dehydrogenase catalytic domain-containing protein, which encodes MQALLCTSPGNVEWREVPAPRIEDDAQALVRPLAVARCDVDLPFAMGLVQPGRPFALGHECIAEVVEVGDAVASVRPGDRVAVPFQISCGACGPCRRGLTACCQSVPFRSSYGMPLTEKDWGGALADLLLVPFADAMLLPAPAGVAPTIACGAGDNIADGWRTVAPYLAERPGASVLVVGTGHGAVGLYAVDIALALGAGRVDYLAPDGPALAIAERLGAGAIRAPYEGRHGPYEITSNATIDVDALKLALASTAPGGICTNQGPFPAGDVALPVTAMYSRGVTFENSRVQSRAALPAVLDLLERGCLRIPDITTRVVGWAEAAQAWLEPSVKLVVRRDGVD